A stretch of Halichondria panicea chromosome 1, odHalPani1.1, whole genome shotgun sequence DNA encodes these proteins:
- the LOC135334502 gene encoding ubiquitin carboxyl-terminal hydrolase CYLD-like isoform X3, translating into MARAITPDYLFLLRKETQGEEAPGMFWWLMYSPQPVQVVQGELLALIPPQEMTTRYDKTPPHNFRTKKNPSVTLYSIKDDVSPVYGKELQLLEAIKKPCDRFTVLTEDNKLEWGGRLKIGDQVYVRLPTSAPTWSAGVLRHVGPMHMASLPGRNFGVEITDSRHLKKGNSNGLFRRYRYFKCDRNCAVFVSLDKLAAKPPHQEPETTHLFKAKAGQHLAVPEDREEFANPQDKKHTANINSAELDQIRAALNEDIDLSKQKELLDAFNKDSKKKAQQNESKINVQQPSGQARGHLIKKQHSWHPGSDHTLYGERKESPQRSATKIPVEHERALPIHAHSIQRGPRSYARTYSQPLTNQDYNASVENSNPYNQMAPQNTGEPDYVNRDTVDQDSRSQQNQPLRLNQWQSNPVYPQQPGAEHYQKTDQEIPSGPEYPNIQHPGVKKRQSHHDAPPQVPQDNALVRSSNPYNLAVDSTVQVASANPNDPQHYEVIKGTGTVDGVDGQVTGIEVVGISLFCLIISSQEDYMEWCTDGTFKATGEKHFTCNFERGMHFPQASLCPHQRVGPVSTPQAEHAASSHRDQNPIQVPMEEQLDRFIDDPTEQMMRYIGNSRGIQGHQNSCYLDSTLFGLFALSDIFDTVFLAPDQSIITDQNRKRVVNLLWKGIVNPLRKNGVVRFESVMKMRNALDELGKMEGITEKKKDPEEFLNTLFKHVQRISFTKVPSKLLIQVSRFGREIPTYKKIVPELKLNIRELTDTYKKAPPCLSCGEESAIKCEICGFLSQQQFTHYCQRCSDLFHNPSYKDKVQHRLTAVVVTATPGDDPGLAELDLLSVICIETSHYVCFTRDPRDKNPKKWIFLDSMADRQFDTYNIPRVTDCTRELNEWVYEGDQDRLINTPPRKLPELVRRFTQDIYMCVYVQPDIAMYGDGDEASTSVKELTAVSVVPTMSEESKDDIVEELKQEITSLQVENRNLQQRIETNQAEQSQHIQLLEAEKQQLLQRYNERERTTSQEMAEKEEQIQHHKMEKQQSDNEKLELERRKKYHKAQSKRYQQQAQDMQRRLEVAESKTSQSKFSKLQIPRLDQDSWNVRRHEVVLQDKLGHGAWGSVCRGLFCGQQVAVKCAHTKILHKNTIDQLKREIRIMAHVQHPNLVRLIAAVVDAGVERGTDSPLLVLEFLDTDLRSAYETKIVNFQKDALLSIFREVAYALHYLHEYQEPIIHRDVSAPNVLLQQIHPGVWKAKLSDFGSANLVKHSKTPAPGAIIYSAPETFPSRVVQKQTTKIDVYSYGYLLVEAIAKEMPSDDEKETLLLKIKTEWVDMYNVITACTAYEQEDRLTMTQVLEKLNKLPSH; encoded by the exons ATGGCTCGGGCTATAACTCCTGACTACTTGTTCCTTCTAAGGAAGGAAACCCAAGGAGAGGAGGCTCCAGGGATGTTCTGGTGGCTCATGTACAGTCCACAACCGGTTCAAGTAGTACAAGGTGAATTGCTTGCTCTAATTCCTCCACAAGAGATGACTACACGCTATGATAAAACACCACCTCACAACTTTCGCACCAAGAAAAACCCCAGTGtcacactgtacagtataaaagATGACGTATCTCCAGTATATGGCAAAGAGCTACAGCTTTTGGAAGCCATCAAGAAGCCATGCGATCGATTCACTGTGCTCACTGAGGACAATAAGCTGGAATGGGGTGGCAGGCTGAAGATAGGTGACCAGGTCTATGTGAGGCTCCCCACAAGTGCACCCACCTGGTCTGCTGGTGTATTGAGACATGTTGGACCTATGCATATGGCGTCATTACCAGGGAGGAACTTTGGAGTGGAGATTACA gatTCTCGTCATCTAAAAAAAGGCAATAGTAACGGTCTCTTTAGGCGGTACAGATATTTCAAGTGTGATAGAAACTGTGCTGTCTTTGTGTCTCTGGATAAGCTTGCTGCTAAACCACCTCACCAAGAGCCTGAAACAACTCACTTATTCAAAGCTAAAGCTGGTCAACATTTAGCTGTCCCTGAGGACCGAGAGGAGTTTGCCAATCCCCAGGATAAAAAGCACACTGCGAATATTAACTCAGCAGAGCTTGATCAGATAAGAGCTGCATTAAATGAAGACATAGACCTATCGAAGCAAAAGGAACTGTTGGATGCTTTCAATAAGGACTCGAAGAAGAAAGCTCAGCAAAACGAATCCAAAATAAATGTCCAACAACCTTCAGGGCAAGCAAGAGGTCACTTGATTAAAAAGCAACACTCATGGCATCCTGGAAGTGATCACACCTTATATGGTGAAAGAAAGGAATCCCCACAGAGATCTGCTACAAAAATTCCAGTAGAACATGAGAGGGCACTTCCCATACACGCACATTCCATACAAAGGGGGCCTAGAAGTTACGCAAGAACTTATTCCCAACCGCTTACAAATCAAGACTACAACGCCTCAGTAGAAAACTCCAACCCCTACAACCAAATGGCCCCACAAAACACTGGAGAGCCAGACTATGTTAACAGAGACACAGTGGATCAAGACTCAAGAAGTCAACAAAATCAACCGCTTCGCCTAAACCAATGGCAAAGTAACCCTGTGTACCCACAACAACCTGGTGCTGAGCACTATCAAAAAACGGATCAGGAAATACCGTCTGGTCCAGAATATCCGAATATCCAACACCCTGGAGTCAAAAAACGTCAGTCTCATCATGATGCTCCACCACAAGTACCTCAAGACAACGCCTTGGTAAGAAGCTCCAACCCATACAATCTGGCAGTGGATTCAACTGTTCAAGTGGCCTCTGCGAACCCGAATGACCCCCAGCACTATGAAGTGATAAAGGGGACTGGAACTGTAGATGGAGTGGACGGTCAGGTGACTGGGATTGAAGTGGTAGGTATATCATTATTTTGCTTAATCATTTCCTCACAGGAGGACTACATGGAATGGTGTACTGACGGAACATTTAAAGCCACAGGAGAGAAGCACTTCACCTGTAACTTTGAAAGAGGAATGCATTTCCCACAGGCTAGCCTTTGCCCCCACCAAAGGGTTGGACCTGTCTCTACACCACAAGCTGAACATGCTGCATCATCACATCGTGATCAAAATC ctatacaagTCCCAATGGAGGAACAATTGGACCGATTCATTGACGACCCCACTGAGCAAATGATGAGGTACATTGGAAACAGCCGTGGTATCCAGGGTCACCAAAACTCTTGCTACCTGGACTCTACTCTTTTTGGATTGTTTGCCCTCAGTGACATTTTTGACACTGTGTTCCTAGCACCAGACCAATCCATCATCACTGACCAGAACAGGAAACGTGTTGTCAACCTACTGTGGAAGGGAATCGTTAATCCTCTCAGAAA GAATGGTGTGGTGAGGTTTGAGTCAGTGATGAAGATGAGAAATGCTTTGGACGAACTCGGGAAAATGGAGGGAATCACTGAGAAGAAGAAAG ATCCTGAGGAATTTTTAAACACGCTCTTCAAACATGTG CAACGCATCTCATTCACAAAA GTTCCCTCAAAACTTCTGATTCAAGTTTCTCGGTTTGGAAGAGAAATCCCAACATACAAGAAGATTGTTCCAGAGCTGAAACTGAACATCAGAGAGTTGACTGACACCTACAAAAAag CTCCACCCTGCCTTTCTTGTGGGGAGGAGTCAGCTATCAAGTGTGAGATTTGTGGTTTTCTCAGTCAGCAACAGTTTACCCACTACTGCCAGCGCTGCTCAGACCTATTCCACAATCCTTCCTACAAAGACAAAGTGCAACACAGACTAACTGCTGTTGTTGTTACTGCTACTCCAGGGGATGATCCTGGCCTGGCTGAGTTGGACCTCCTCTCTGTGATCTGCATTGAGACCAGTCACTACGTCTGCTTCACTAGAGACCCAAGAGATAAAAACCCAAAAAAGTGGATCTTTTTGGACAGTATGGCCGACAGACAAT ttgACACGTACAACATTCCACGTGTGACTGACTGCACTCGTGAGCTGAATGAGTGGGTGTATGAGGGAGACCAGGACAGGTTGATCAACACACCACCAAGAAAGCTACCAGAGTTGGTCCGACGGTTCACTCAAGACATCTACATGTGTGTCTATGTTCAGCCTGATATTGCCATGTATGGAGATGGTGATGAAGCTTCAACTTCAGTTAAGGAGTTGACTGCAGTCA GTGTTGTCCCAACAATGTCCGAGGAGAGCAAGGATGACATCGTTGAGGAGCTTAAACAAGAAATCACTTCTCTTCAGGTAGAAAACAGAAATCTTCAACAGAGAATCGAAACCAATCAGGCCGAGCAGTCTCAACATATCCAACTATTGGAAGCTGAAAAGCAACAGTTGTTACAACGATACAATGAGCGAGAACGTACCACCTCTCAAGAAATGGCCGAGAAAGAAGAGCAAATACAACATCACAAAATGGAAAAGCAACAATCAGATAATGAAAAGCTCGAACTGGAAAGGCGGAAGAAGTACCACAAAGCTCAATCAAAGCGCTACCAACAACAGGCTCAGGACATGCAACGAAGGCTAGAGGTGGCAGAAAGTAAAACAAGTCAGTCAAAGTTTTCTAAGCTCCAAATTCCGCGACTAGACCAAGACTCGTGGAATGTACGAAGACATGAAGTTGTGTTACAAGACAAGCTAGGACATGGTGCTTGGGGATCAGTGTGTCGAGGGCTGTTCTGTGGTCAGCAAGTAGCAGTAAAGTgtgcacacacaaaaataCTCCACAAAAACACGATTGATCAGCTCAAGAGAGAGATTCGAATCATGGCTCATGTTCAACACCCCAACCTGGTGCGACTGATTGCTGCTGTAGTGGACGCTGGTGTGGAGAGAGGTACTGACTCACCTCTGCTTGTTCTGGAGTTTCTTGACACTGACCTTCGATCCGCTTACGAAACGAAAATTGTCAATTTCCAAAAGGATGCTTTGTTATCGATATTTCGAGAGGTGGCTTATGCCCTCCACTACCTTCACGAGTATCAAGAGCCCATCATCCAccgtgatgtgagtgctcccaaCGTCCTCCTCCAGCAAATACACCCAGGAGTTTGGAAGGCAAAACTATCTGACTTTGGATCAGCCAATCTGGTCAAGCACAGTAAAACACCGGCCCCTGGAGCTATAATCTACTCTGCCCCTGAAACCTTCCCGTCAAGGGTTGTTCAGAAACAAACAACAAAGattgatgtgtacagctacggcTACCTTCTCGTTGAGGCCATTGCCAAAGAAATGCCTTCCGATGATGAAAAGGAAACATTGTTGCTCAAAATCAAGACTGAGTGGGTGGACATGTACAACGTAATAACGGCATGCACTGCATACGAGCAAGAGGACAGACTCACAATGACTCAAGTCCTTGAAAAACTCAATAAGCTACCTTCTCACTAA
- the LOC135334502 gene encoding ubiquitin carboxyl-terminal hydrolase CYLD-like isoform X4, with translation MARAITPDYLFLLRKETQGEEAPGMFWWLMYSPQPVQVVQGELLALIPPQEMTTRYDKTPPHNFRTKKNPSVTLYSIKDDVSPVYGKELQLLEAIKKPCDRFTVLTEDNKLEWGGRLKIGDQVYVRLPTSAPTWSAGVLRHVGPMHMASLPGRNFGVEITDSRHLKKGNSNGLFRRYRYFKCDRNCAVFVSLDKLAAKPPHQEPETTHLFKAKAGQHLAVPEDREEFANPQDKKHTANINSAELDQIRAALNEDIDLSKQKELLDAFNKDSKKKAQQNESKINVQQPSGQARGHLIKKQHSWHPGSDHTLYGERKESPQRSATKIPVEHERALPIHAHSIQRGPRSYARTYSQPLTNQDYNASVENSNPYNQMAPQNTGEPDYVNRDTVDQDSRSQQNQPLRLNQWQSNPVYPQQPGAEHYQKTDQEIPSGPEYPNIQHPGVKKRQSHHDAPPQVPQDNALVRSSNPYNLAVDSTVQVASANPNDPQHYEVIKGTGTVDGVDGQVTGIEVVGISLFCLIISSQEDYMEWCTDGTFKATGEKHFTCNFERGMHFPQASLCPHQRVGPVSTPQAEHAASSHRDQNPIQVPMEEQLDRFIDDPTEQMMRYIGNSRGIQGHQNSCYLDSTLFGLFALSDIFDTVFLAPDQSIITDQNRKRVVNLLWKGIVNPLRKNGVVRFESVMKMRNALDELGKMEGITEKKKDPEEFLNTLFKHVLYTKPFISIRRPLGVEQEFFVQLFVEYDPNLRLPNVGDLLRRMFTEQRISFTKVPSKLLIQVSRFGREIPTYKKIVPELKLNIRELTDTYKKGDDPGLAELDLLSVICIETSHYVCFTRDPRDKNPKKWIFLDSMADRQFDTYNIPRVTDCTRELNEWVYEGDQDRLINTPPRKLPELVRRFTQDIYMCVYVQPDIAMYGDGDEASTSVKELTAVSVVPTMSEESKDDIVEELKQEITSLQVENRNLQQRIETNQAEQSQHIQLLEAEKQQLLQRYNERERTTSQEMAEKEEQIQHHKMEKQQSDNEKLELERRKKYHKAQSKRYQQQAQDMQRRLEVAESKTSQSKFSKLQIPRLDQDSWNVRRHEVVLQDKLGHGAWGSVCRGLFCGQQVAVKCAHTKILHKNTIDQLKREIRIMAHVQHPNLVRLIAAVVDAGVERGTDSPLLVLEFLDTDLRSAYETKIVNFQKDALLSIFREVAYALHYLHEYQEPIIHRDVSAPNVLLQQIHPGVWKAKLSDFGSANLVKHSKTPAPGAIIYSAPETFPSRVVQKQTTKIDVYSYGYLLVEAIAKEMPSDDEKETLLLKIKTEWVDMYNVITACTAYEQEDRLTMTQVLEKLNKLPSH, from the exons ATGGCTCGGGCTATAACTCCTGACTACTTGTTCCTTCTAAGGAAGGAAACCCAAGGAGAGGAGGCTCCAGGGATGTTCTGGTGGCTCATGTACAGTCCACAACCGGTTCAAGTAGTACAAGGTGAATTGCTTGCTCTAATTCCTCCACAAGAGATGACTACACGCTATGATAAAACACCACCTCACAACTTTCGCACCAAGAAAAACCCCAGTGtcacactgtacagtataaaagATGACGTATCTCCAGTATATGGCAAAGAGCTACAGCTTTTGGAAGCCATCAAGAAGCCATGCGATCGATTCACTGTGCTCACTGAGGACAATAAGCTGGAATGGGGTGGCAGGCTGAAGATAGGTGACCAGGTCTATGTGAGGCTCCCCACAAGTGCACCCACCTGGTCTGCTGGTGTATTGAGACATGTTGGACCTATGCATATGGCGTCATTACCAGGGAGGAACTTTGGAGTGGAGATTACA gatTCTCGTCATCTAAAAAAAGGCAATAGTAACGGTCTCTTTAGGCGGTACAGATATTTCAAGTGTGATAGAAACTGTGCTGTCTTTGTGTCTCTGGATAAGCTTGCTGCTAAACCACCTCACCAAGAGCCTGAAACAACTCACTTATTCAAAGCTAAAGCTGGTCAACATTTAGCTGTCCCTGAGGACCGAGAGGAGTTTGCCAATCCCCAGGATAAAAAGCACACTGCGAATATTAACTCAGCAGAGCTTGATCAGATAAGAGCTGCATTAAATGAAGACATAGACCTATCGAAGCAAAAGGAACTGTTGGATGCTTTCAATAAGGACTCGAAGAAGAAAGCTCAGCAAAACGAATCCAAAATAAATGTCCAACAACCTTCAGGGCAAGCAAGAGGTCACTTGATTAAAAAGCAACACTCATGGCATCCTGGAAGTGATCACACCTTATATGGTGAAAGAAAGGAATCCCCACAGAGATCTGCTACAAAAATTCCAGTAGAACATGAGAGGGCACTTCCCATACACGCACATTCCATACAAAGGGGGCCTAGAAGTTACGCAAGAACTTATTCCCAACCGCTTACAAATCAAGACTACAACGCCTCAGTAGAAAACTCCAACCCCTACAACCAAATGGCCCCACAAAACACTGGAGAGCCAGACTATGTTAACAGAGACACAGTGGATCAAGACTCAAGAAGTCAACAAAATCAACCGCTTCGCCTAAACCAATGGCAAAGTAACCCTGTGTACCCACAACAACCTGGTGCTGAGCACTATCAAAAAACGGATCAGGAAATACCGTCTGGTCCAGAATATCCGAATATCCAACACCCTGGAGTCAAAAAACGTCAGTCTCATCATGATGCTCCACCACAAGTACCTCAAGACAACGCCTTGGTAAGAAGCTCCAACCCATACAATCTGGCAGTGGATTCAACTGTTCAAGTGGCCTCTGCGAACCCGAATGACCCCCAGCACTATGAAGTGATAAAGGGGACTGGAACTGTAGATGGAGTGGACGGTCAGGTGACTGGGATTGAAGTGGTAGGTATATCATTATTTTGCTTAATCATTTCCTCACAGGAGGACTACATGGAATGGTGTACTGACGGAACATTTAAAGCCACAGGAGAGAAGCACTTCACCTGTAACTTTGAAAGAGGAATGCATTTCCCACAGGCTAGCCTTTGCCCCCACCAAAGGGTTGGACCTGTCTCTACACCACAAGCTGAACATGCTGCATCATCACATCGTGATCAAAATC ctatacaagTCCCAATGGAGGAACAATTGGACCGATTCATTGACGACCCCACTGAGCAAATGATGAGGTACATTGGAAACAGCCGTGGTATCCAGGGTCACCAAAACTCTTGCTACCTGGACTCTACTCTTTTTGGATTGTTTGCCCTCAGTGACATTTTTGACACTGTGTTCCTAGCACCAGACCAATCCATCATCACTGACCAGAACAGGAAACGTGTTGTCAACCTACTGTGGAAGGGAATCGTTAATCCTCTCAGAAA GAATGGTGTGGTGAGGTTTGAGTCAGTGATGAAGATGAGAAATGCTTTGGACGAACTCGGGAAAATGGAGGGAATCACTGAGAAGAAGAAAG ATCCTGAGGAATTTTTAAACACGCTCTTCAAACATGTGCTTTACACGAAGCCATTCATCTCCATCag GCGTCCGCTTGGTGTGGAGCAAGAGTTCTTTGTCCAACTGTTTGTTGAGTATGATCCAAACCTCAGACTACCAAACGTGGGAGACCTACTCAGGAGAATGTTCACAGAACAACGCATCTCATTCACAAAA GTTCCCTCAAAACTTCTGATTCAAGTTTCTCGGTTTGGAAGAGAAATCCCAACATACAAGAAGATTGTTCCAGAGCTGAAACTGAACATCAGAGAGTTGACTGACACCTACAAAAAag GGGATGATCCTGGCCTGGCTGAGTTGGACCTCCTCTCTGTGATCTGCATTGAGACCAGTCACTACGTCTGCTTCACTAGAGACCCAAGAGATAAAAACCCAAAAAAGTGGATCTTTTTGGACAGTATGGCCGACAGACAAT ttgACACGTACAACATTCCACGTGTGACTGACTGCACTCGTGAGCTGAATGAGTGGGTGTATGAGGGAGACCAGGACAGGTTGATCAACACACCACCAAGAAAGCTACCAGAGTTGGTCCGACGGTTCACTCAAGACATCTACATGTGTGTCTATGTTCAGCCTGATATTGCCATGTATGGAGATGGTGATGAAGCTTCAACTTCAGTTAAGGAGTTGACTGCAGTCA GTGTTGTCCCAACAATGTCCGAGGAGAGCAAGGATGACATCGTTGAGGAGCTTAAACAAGAAATCACTTCTCTTCAGGTAGAAAACAGAAATCTTCAACAGAGAATCGAAACCAATCAGGCCGAGCAGTCTCAACATATCCAACTATTGGAAGCTGAAAAGCAACAGTTGTTACAACGATACAATGAGCGAGAACGTACCACCTCTCAAGAAATGGCCGAGAAAGAAGAGCAAATACAACATCACAAAATGGAAAAGCAACAATCAGATAATGAAAAGCTCGAACTGGAAAGGCGGAAGAAGTACCACAAAGCTCAATCAAAGCGCTACCAACAACAGGCTCAGGACATGCAACGAAGGCTAGAGGTGGCAGAAAGTAAAACAAGTCAGTCAAAGTTTTCTAAGCTCCAAATTCCGCGACTAGACCAAGACTCGTGGAATGTACGAAGACATGAAGTTGTGTTACAAGACAAGCTAGGACATGGTGCTTGGGGATCAGTGTGTCGAGGGCTGTTCTGTGGTCAGCAAGTAGCAGTAAAGTgtgcacacacaaaaataCTCCACAAAAACACGATTGATCAGCTCAAGAGAGAGATTCGAATCATGGCTCATGTTCAACACCCCAACCTGGTGCGACTGATTGCTGCTGTAGTGGACGCTGGTGTGGAGAGAGGTACTGACTCACCTCTGCTTGTTCTGGAGTTTCTTGACACTGACCTTCGATCCGCTTACGAAACGAAAATTGTCAATTTCCAAAAGGATGCTTTGTTATCGATATTTCGAGAGGTGGCTTATGCCCTCCACTACCTTCACGAGTATCAAGAGCCCATCATCCAccgtgatgtgagtgctcccaaCGTCCTCCTCCAGCAAATACACCCAGGAGTTTGGAAGGCAAAACTATCTGACTTTGGATCAGCCAATCTGGTCAAGCACAGTAAAACACCGGCCCCTGGAGCTATAATCTACTCTGCCCCTGAAACCTTCCCGTCAAGGGTTGTTCAGAAACAAACAACAAAGattgatgtgtacagctacggcTACCTTCTCGTTGAGGCCATTGCCAAAGAAATGCCTTCCGATGATGAAAAGGAAACATTGTTGCTCAAAATCAAGACTGAGTGGGTGGACATGTACAACGTAATAACGGCATGCACTGCATACGAGCAAGAGGACAGACTCACAATGACTCAAGTCCTTGAAAAACTCAATAAGCTACCTTCTCACTAA